In Merismopedia glauca CCAP 1448/3, the sequence TGGTCTGGGTACTCAAAGGCAAAGCCTATGGATACAGCATTTCGGAGATTTTGAACGCTATCGAAGCCATGCTGCAAAGTCCCGCATTCGAGTTCGAGCATCGCTCTTGCGTTTATCAAGCCCTCCAGCGTACTCGATCGGGAAAAGCCGACTTTTCGGACTATTTGATTGGATCTGTTTCTCAGCAACTGGGAGCGACAGTTACGGTGAGTTTCGACCAAAAACTGGAATCAGAAAGAGGTTTTGAGATGCTAAGCGACAATTAGAATCTTTTCTGCTGGGGATACCTGCTAATAATTTATGAGATTGCCACTGACCCAAATTCGCACTGATGGACAAACCAACGCTAGGGCTGG encodes:
- a CDS encoding PIN domain-containing protein, whose product is MISLDTNVLVRYLTRDDEEQWAIAHCLIQEQQPCLITNIALCEMVWVLKGKAYGYSISEILNAIEAMLQSPAFEFEHRSCVYQALQRTRSGKADFSDYLIGSVSQQLGATVTVSFDQKLESERGFEMLSDN